Part of the Gallalistipes aquisgranensis genome, TTCTCCCGAAAACCTGCAGTACAACCGGCGGATGGGCAACGGCGTTCAGATGGTCTATAACCTCAAGCCGGGCAACGGACAGATGACTCCGCTGAACGATGTGGCAAAATATATCTATGACGACGAAGCCCTGTGGTCGGGTATCAGACATGAAAAAGACTGGTAGCCGGAGTTCGGTATTACAGGGGACAAAGTGTAGTATTTCTAATATGAAAACGCAATTATGAAAAAGATATTATGGATGCTCGTCGCGGTTGCGGCTTTCGCCGGCTGCGACGATGACGGCGATGCAACATCTCCCGCCTCCGCGGAGACGCTTCAGCTCTCTGCCGAAACGCTCGCGTTCGACGCCGACGGTGCGGCTCTGTCGGACGGGACGAATCAGGTGACTGTTTCCAGCAGTGCCCGCTGGCGGCTCGGCGGACGCCAACAGTGGTGTACTCCCTCTGCCTCGGAAGGCAACGGAGGGGAAACGGTATCCTTCACGGTCGAACCGAATCCGGACCAGCAGATGCGCAAAGTCCGTTTCACTTTCATGTGCGGCAGCGAAGAGCGTTATCTGACCGTCACGCAGGAAGGCGGTTCGGTGCTCGACATGGATTGCGACAGCTATGAGTTGCCGGCAGAGGGCGGTGAATTCCGTCTCCGCGTCGAATCCACGGGAAATACTTCCTGCCGTTTCGAAGAGGAGACACCCTGGATACATCGCGTTGAAACACGTTCCGCGCTCTCGTTTTTCTACTTCACGGTAGATGCCAACACGACAGGTCTTACCCGTGACGCGAAGCTCTTCGTGACCAATACGGACGGCGACGAGCGGGAGGTGACGATACGGCAGGAACGGAACCTGCTGCTTGAAGTCGGCGAAACGTCGTTCAACGTACCCGTAGAAGGGGATGAAATACGTGTGACCGTACGCAGCAACCTGCCTTTCCGGGCAGAACCTTCAGTTGACTGGATCACGTTGCAAACGCCGGCTACCCCGTCAGAGGAGTTGCAGGAACAAGAGCTCGTCTTCAAGGTCGAAGCCACGGAAGAGCCTTTCCGTTCGGGATTCATACACTTCTTGACGGATGCACCGTCGTTGTCTGCCGAGGTGTCTGTCATACAGGGCGAAAGGCCGAAAGGAACTGAATTCCCGGACGAGAAGTTCCGGCAGATTCTGGTAGACGCCGGTTATATCACCGTACTCGACGGGGCCGAATGCCTCCTGACGGAAACGGGCAAGGCCGCCACGCAGCTGCCCGATCTTTAC contains:
- a CDS encoding BACON domain-containing protein; amino-acid sequence: MKKILWMLVAVAAFAGCDDDGDATSPASAETLQLSAETLAFDADGAALSDGTNQVTVSSSARWRLGGRQQWCTPSASEGNGGETVSFTVEPNPDQQMRKVRFTFMCGSEERYLTVTQEGGSVLDMDCDSYELPAEGGEFRLRVESTGNTSCRFEEETPWIHRVETRSALSFFYFTVDANTTGLTRDAKLFVTNTDGDEREVTIRQERNLLLEVGETSFNVPVEGDEIRVTVRSNLPFRAEPSVDWITLQTPATPSEELQEQELVFKVEATEEPFRSGFIHFLTDAPSLSAEVSVIQGERPKGTEFPDEKFRQILVDAGYITVLDGAECLLTETGKAATQLPDLYQKGIVSLKGIEAFTNLTTLEPNGISQNLIRELDLSGNTKLTTIAWESMISGWRSYLSGAPLEVLKLGDAPITEGRVVLSKLYCSSPYEAAESLTVSGNTVKIIEVTLDSYDRVQWLDITGCPAIQSVSLNSYYLKTLYVTAEQKSAIDAKRITITDSNYPVSQLKIEVR